From Calothrix sp. PCC 6303, a single genomic window includes:
- a CDS encoding polysaccharide deacetylase family protein, translating to MKKLTLVIFYLFTITACNNPAKTESNSSKLTQNPIATSNQPQKSPSPKPQNLTFTPPPKFQGKTLHQAEIPNQEKVIALTFDDGPWQETTTQMLDILKKNDIKATFFWVGTAIKENPEIAKKVVADGHAIGNHTWHHWYKQMDAATAKSEIEHTADLIYQTTGVKTTLFRPPGGYLNNGLAGYAKSQKYAVVMWSQTSADTDPKAKYQVFVKNVIRDAKPGGIVLMHDGGGDRRRTVQALPGIIQGLKAKGYRFVTVPELLAMEK from the coding sequence ATGAAGAAGTTAACGTTAGTTATTTTCTACCTGTTTACCATCACAGCTTGTAATAACCCTGCGAAAACAGAATCCAATAGCAGTAAACTAACCCAAAATCCAATTGCAACTTCTAATCAACCGCAAAAATCTCCATCACCCAAGCCGCAAAACCTCACATTTACCCCTCCCCCAAAATTTCAAGGAAAAACTCTCCACCAAGCAGAAATTCCCAATCAAGAGAAAGTTATCGCTTTAACATTTGATGATGGTCCCTGGCAAGAAACAACCACTCAAATGTTAGATATACTGAAAAAAAATGATATTAAAGCAACTTTCTTCTGGGTGGGAACAGCAATCAAAGAAAATCCAGAAATTGCGAAAAAAGTCGTAGCTGATGGACACGCCATTGGAAATCATACCTGGCACCACTGGTATAAACAAATGGACGCAGCCACAGCCAAAAGTGAAATTGAACATACCGCAGATTTGATTTATCAAACTACGGGAGTCAAAACAACTTTATTTCGTCCACCTGGTGGATACTTAAATAACGGTTTAGCAGGTTACGCCAAAAGTCAAAAGTATGCAGTTGTTATGTGGTCACAAACTTCAGCAGATACAGATCCCAAAGCTAAATATCAAGTATTTGTCAAGAATGTTATCAGAGATGCAAAACCTGGAGGAATCGTGCTGATGCATGATGGTGGTGGAGACAGACGCAGAACCGTCCAAGCTTTGCCGGGAATTATTCAAGGATTGAAAGCAAAGGGTTATCGGTTTGTCACGGTTCCAGAACTATTAGCAATGGAAAAATAG
- a CDS encoding alr0857 family protein — protein sequence MLKLTYTEDGFSIECINQSIEDWVQSRVTLALRIGESFCVEPKTASFLLPTDLPGVEKLKMEIRFSNSESITICRCDAEYLEVTLTGSWVSSGDEDTTGVLVSTLCDRTESIIQQLWLEAEVCQGVRS from the coding sequence ATGCTGAAATTAACTTACACAGAAGACGGTTTTTCAATTGAATGTATAAATCAGTCGATTGAGGACTGGGTACAATCACGAGTCACTTTAGCGTTAAGAATTGGTGAAAGTTTTTGTGTGGAACCTAAAACTGCATCTTTTTTACTTCCTACTGATTTGCCAGGAGTTGAAAAGCTGAAAATGGAAATCAGATTTAGCAACAGTGAAAGTATTACTATTTGCCGCTGTGATGCTGAGTATTTGGAAGTGACATTAACAGGTTCTTGGGTGTCATCGGGTGATGAAGACACCACAGGTGTGCTTGTTTCGACATTATGCGATCGCACTGAGTCTATTATCCAGCAACTTTGGTTAGAAGCGGAAGTTTGCCAAGGAGTGAGAAGTTAG